The following is a genomic window from Canis lupus baileyi chromosome 30, mCanLup2.hap1, whole genome shotgun sequence.
gggcccgggggtggggggcatggtcTGTGGGGTCATGAGGTGGGGGGCCCGGGGTAGGGGGCAAGTGGTGGGGGGTATCACAGAGTGGGGGGCCATGggggggcacggggtgggggaccctggggggtgaggggcatgGGGTGGGGCCCGGGGTAGGGGGCATGAGGTAGAGGGGCCCGGGGTAGGgcgcatggggtggggggtgtcataGAGTGGGGAGCCATGGTGGTCACGGGTTAGGGGgccctgggggtgaggggcatGGAGGGTCACGCGGTGGGGGGCTACAaggggcacggggtggggggtcaCAGGTGGATCATGGGGTGGGGGTCACGAGATGGGGCATGGGGGGTCACGGGGTGGGGGTCACGGGGGTGCAtagggtggggggcctgggggtgaggggcacagggggaatggggtgggggacatggggtgggggggtcatgGGGCGTGGGGGGCCCTGGCTGACCCAGTGGAGGGCGGATGCAGGCGTCGGCACCTGCTGGGGGCTTAGGCCCTGCGGGGGGCAGCAGCGCTcactggggagggggcgggcgggcgcggttCTTGGGAGCTCTCTGGGGACACAGTGATCCCCAGGGCGCTTCCTGTGGTCTCCGAGCCACTGAACGTTGCATACCCATCCTTGCGGCATCTCCGTCTTCATGGCCTGGGCAGTGGGGAGGCGAGGTGGTGGCCGCGGCCGACAGGCAGGCGGGACTCGCACCTGGGCTCTGGCTGCGTGTCCGGGGTCTGTGGTCCTGCGGGTGCCCTTCGAGGAGGCGGGGCCCTGCTTGTCCCCCAGACCTCAGCGGGCGGTGTTTGTCGCAGATCCAAGACATCGTGCGGAGGCGGCAGCTGCTGACCGTGTTCCGCGAAGGCAAGGATGGGCAGCAGGACGTGGACGtggccatcctgcaggccttgCTGAAAGGTGAGGGCCGGGCCGCCCGGGGCGAGAGGGAGCCGCGCAGCGAGggtccccggggccctgggctcgCAGGGGCCGGACACGGAGGCCTCGGTCAGGGGGTGGACCGTGCTGGGCTGGGGCACCGCGGCGGTGCTGGCGGTTTGGGCTCCTTTCTGCACCTTCCCTTCTTGCTGGAACCCAAGTGCAGCCGCGTGAGGTGGCTGCGGTCATCACGGCCGCGCGTGCCGGTCCCGGGCTCGGAAGGGCAGCCCTGACCCCCGTGCGTCCTGCCGGGCCGCGCCCCGCTGGCCCCCACGCCGCAGGGACCCTCCCGGACACTAAAGCTCTGCAGTGGCCGGGCCTGGGCCAACCGCTTGGTCTGCCCTCTGCCCCGCGCCCCTGGGAACGGCAGGTGCCCCGTCCCTCCCGCTGGCGCCCACAGGGATGTGGGTGTCCCCGATGCCAGGAAGCCTGGGTTCTCCCCGCCGGGCACTCCTCACCCTCGAGGCACACGGGGCGGCCCGGCAGGAAGCGCTCGCAGGAGACGCTTAGACCTGGGCTTTGCTCCCCGCCTTCTCCTGACAAAACCTCCGAGAACCAGCGAGACGGTTAAAACCAGGCCCAGGGGCTGCACGTGAGGACGGTTGTCGGGGGCCACAGGGGACCGGGAAGAGCCGGTTCGATAGCATCGGAGCCGCCCTCGTCCCCGAGTTGCCCACCAGCAAGgacacagggtgggggtgggggggagccggCGTGCACATCCGCGTGACCACAGGGTTCGACGGTCTCCTTCACGGCGCCTGACGCTCCTGTTCAGAGACGGGGCGGGAGGGCGTCTGTCCCTTCCTTGCCTTTGGTGAAGAGAGACAGTGGGTCGCCTGTGTCTGGTGCGATCCCCTGGAAGGCGgtgacgggggcggggggctgagcGTGGCCATCCGTGCCCCATGCTGGAGAGGGATGGACCCCTGCCCACGGCCAGGGCGGACCCCCACGTCTGTCTCCGTGTGCTCTCAGGGTGTCAGGAGGGGGCGAAGCAACGCCACGGATCCTGGCTTCTCCTGGGGCGGGCGCCGGGCGGGCAGGGGGGTGGGCACTGAGCGGGCAGGGGGGCGCCCAGTGGGGATGGTGATGGAGCCTCGATGGTGTTGGGTGTTGGAAGTCCTCACTTCtcgctggtggtggtggtgacgcAGGTGTAGACGGCAGCCAGAGCCCAGGCAGCGACCTTAGGGCTGTGCCCTGTGGAGCCCCGCGCCCCAGGAGGGAGGCCGCCTTGCTggggcccggccccggccccgtgCTGAGCAGCCCCGTGTGGACACGCCAGCCCGGGGACAGGCCCCAGCCCATCTCTGGAGCCCGCGCGGGTTCTAACCGGTTGCTGGGGAGAAAGGCAGTGGGGCTCTGGGGGGAAGGGCTGTCTCTTCATCGTGTGACTTTATGGGAAAACAACACAAACACGTGGATGTGGTTTTGCAGCGACGACCCCTTTTAAAAACCACCTGTACTGAGGGACGGCTGACGTAGGGGTAACGTCCCCATCCTGGGTCCCCGCGGCGGGCCCCTTAGCAGGTGCACCCACCCCAGAGAGcggcagccccccgccccccaaggctccctgtgcctctggctgccccccgccccgggcaagCGTCTATGCACCTTCTGCCCTTATAAACGGCTTTACCTGGCCGTCATGGGCCAGGCTCCGAGCGCTTCTGCACCTCCCTTCCCGGGCTCTGTGCAACAGCTGGGAGGCCCTGGCCCGTTGCTGCACGTCCCAGagctctgctccttcccaccgTCAGTGTCCCCCGACCCGCGATCCCGCCACCGCCGCCGGGCTTCCCGCCCGCCTGGCGCTACACGCGCAGGCCGCCTCCAGCGTGGGGTGGTCGTAACTAAGGCTGCTCTTATTCTCCTGGGGCTTCTCGTTTCTCTTGGGGCCACATGTAGGACTGGAGTTCCTGGGGCTCCATGGCACACGGCGGGTCAGCTCTATAAGAGAGCCCGGCTGTTGTGCGGCAAGCTCGCACCGCCCTCCCCCGCTGCCGGCCGCGGGCTCCAGCGCCCCGTGGGCTCCAGTGCTCGGGATGGCCCGCCGTCCCCGGGGGTGACAGGTCACAGCTCAGGGTGGTTTGAATCTGCGTCTCCCTGATGGCCGCTGACACCAGCGGCTCCTTGGCCGGGTGTGTGTCCTCCCGGGGACAGGCCTTTCCGGTCTTCTGTCCACGCTTATTTGCTTATGTGCCTCCTGGTTTTGGAGCAGGAAGAGTTCCTGATGTACTCGGACACAGATCCTCTGTTACGTCCACGTGACGGTGCCTGGCCTACTTTGCTCTTCCCTACAAGGTGTCTCTGGAGAGTGgaaggcatatatatatttttttattttaaagattttatttattttttcatgagacacccagagagaggacgagacacaggcagagggagaagcaggctccatgcggggagccggttacaggacttgatcccgggacgccggggtcacaacctgggccaaaggcagacgctccaccgctgagccccccgggcgccccggaAGGTGTATGTTTTACTGGAACTTAATCGACCCATTCCATCTGTAGGGCTCATGTCCTTGGCACCCCGAGAAATCCCTGCCCGCTGCAGGCGCAGCCTTTATGCTCAGGTCCCCGTAGTGCGCCGCACGGCGGCCTTTGCGCGTGCTGTCAGGAAGGGGTCCCcgttccttcttccctccccccaatAACAGCCCAAGCTTCCAGCTGTAAAGGCAGCGAGAGCGCAGAACCTGTTGGCAGGACGCCCGTCGTGAGAGCCCGGGCCAGCCCGCGGCTTTGCACTCAAGGCGGGAAAGGGAGTTGACGGCGTGGGCGGGTGTGAGTCTCGAGTGTTCGTGCACCTGCCGGTCAGAGACTGTGTCTCCCTGAAGCTTAGGGGCCGTGGGGCTTGACCAGCAGGGGGGCGGGCGGGCCAGAGCGATGCCCCAACCTCGGAGGTCCTCTGGCGCCCGCACCGCGAGGGACCGTGCGTCtgtgagggggcggggggcgggggctgggcacGCTCCTGGGTCGGGGTCACCGAGAGCCCAGGGTTGGTGGCCGGTGCCTCCCGCCTGACTCCAGCCGATGGCAGGGTAGCGCCTCTGGggcccgggccgcagccccccgACGCGAGTGCTTTTCCCTGCAGCCTCTCGGAGCCATGACTACTTTGGCCACGAGAACTGGGACCACCAGCTGAAGTTAGCGGTGGCGTGGAACCGCGTGGACATCGCGCGGAGCGAGATCTTCTCCGACGAGCGGCAGTGGAAGGTAGGGCTTGGCGGGAGCGAGGGGATCGAGTCCTCGATCCTGGTAGGGAGCCCCCCGGGGCAGCCTCCCCGCTTCCCAAGGTGGAGACGATGCAGTCGGCGTGTCGTCGGGGCTGTCGGGGCCGCGTGAGGCGTGCGCCCCCACGGTGCTGTCTCTCAGCCCTCAGAGCTGCACCCCGTGATGATGGCAGCCCTCATCTCCAACAAGCCCGAGTTCGTGAAGCTCTTCCTGGAGAACGGGGTGCGGCTGAAGGAGTTCGTCACCTGGGACACCCTGCTCCACCTGTACCAGCACCTGGACCCCTCCTGCCTGTTCCACAGCAAGCTTCAGAAGGTGCTGGCCGAGGAGCCCGAGCGGCCGGCCTGCAGGCCCGCCCCCCGCGTGCAGATGCACCACGTGGCCCAGGTGCTCCGGGAGCTCCTGGGGGACTTCACGCAGCCGCTGTACCCGAGGCCCCGGACCGGCGAGCGCCCGCGGCTCCTGCTCCCCGTGCCCAACATCAAGCTCAGCGTGCGTGCTGGTGGTTGTTGTCCCAGCCCCCCTGGGCCTGCGCGGTCCTTCGTGCTccacccaccttttttttttaaagaaattatcctttatatttattggaaaaaagaaatatgctccCTATCGTGTCTGCTGGGGCCGCCCTCACGAAATACTGTAGGCCGGGCGGCTTCGAACCACAGATGGTGGGGCTCCGGCAGTCTGGCGGCCACggtccctgggggggggggggcgtccgCGGGGCTGGTTTCCAGCAGGGTCTCTCTCCTGGCTTGAGCACGGCCGCCTCCTTGCCGTGTCTACGCATGGTCTGTTGGGTGTGCACGCAGAGAGATGCCGAGAGCGAGTGTCCGTCCCTCGTACGGGGAGCCCGGTCCGATCAGATCAGGACCTTAATCACCTCCTTAGACGCCccgtctccaaatacagtcagtGTAGGAGGCGGGGCTCCGACATACAAATTTGGAGGACGCGATCCAGCCCGTCCTCCAAATTCAAACGGTGCAAGAGCTCACGTATGAGGAAAATGCCCTCCCTCGTGCCTCGTACCCCCGAGTCCACGTGGTCAGGTCAGCGGGGCCCCACCACATCCCTGTGCGGGTGCCCAGCACGTGCACTGCAGCCGGGGTGACGGCATTTTTCGAGCCTCTGTCCGTACTCGATGGGAATCCCGAGGTGCGAGGCCAGCCCTGCATTTATGTCAGCGAGTATCCACCTCCCAGTTCTTGAAGCTCTTACAAACGAAGCCCAGGTGCTGAGTTTTGAGAATTTGAGGTGTTCTCCTTCTTATTTAACCTATGAATTTGCTGAGTCGCTTTAATGGACTTCCTGATGGCGAAACACTTCTATTCCTGTTTTGATCTCAACTGGATGGCCGGGCGACACGTGGGTAGTGCGGTGCTGGGTTTCGTGGCCCATATTTTCagcacttttttttgttttttgttttttgtttgtttttttaatatgatcGATCTGCAAATTCATataatttaacataatttaatatttactaaTGGCTCTTTGACAACCAGGTTGCAGAATTCTATTTTCAGCACTTTTAATCGTGGTGGTGTCTTGGGGGCTGTCTTTGTCAGGTTCCGGCAGCAGCTTTATGTCATTCTTATGAAAACCACCAGAAACCTGCCTCAGTTCTTTGCCCGGGAAAAGTTCACGCGTCTGAAACTCACTGTCCTTACGAGCCTGGTGGGCTCTCCTGTGTGTCCATCGGGGCTCAGTGCCTTTTTTGGGTGGTAGCTCTGAGAACACTCTCAGTTTCTTTTCTGACAATCTCTGGATTTAGGTTTTCTTTGTGTTCCATGATGAaatttgggtttgttttctttttctggtagAAAATTGTCCACTTCCTTGAGGTTTTCAAATTCATCCATTGTCCCAGGTGAGCTACGATGACCCCTGAGAAAGACGTGGTTGTGGCTTGGTTTTCTACATTCACAATTCTGCTCTTCTCGGTCCTAGTGCATTTAAGATAAACCTTTAAGAGGATCCAAAGTGGAAGCTCACCATTAACCGCATCTGTAGTTTATTGAGTTTATCaactaatctttttattttttaatttaattttaatattttaaaagattatctatttattcatgaaagacccagagggagaggcagagacacaggcagagggagaagcaggctccatgcagggagcccgacatgggactcgatcccgagtctccaggatcacaccctggactgaaggcaggcgctcaaccgctgagccacccaggtgtcccctcaatgaatctttttaatataaagacaAGCCTTCAGGAAATTTCTAAGGTCGTAGAAAGTGGaattttgtgtgtggtgtgggaCATGCGTTCTCACTTCTGGAGGTTGTTTCCAGCCTGTCTGAATACATGTTCACTTATTGATCAGCCAGGAAGCTGGCCTCCCAGGTCACTGTGTAAATCGAGGGTGTCTGGGGGCGAGGTGTCCTCCTGCTCACGTGTCATCCTTGTGTGTTTGGGCTTTCTCGGTGGCCTCCTCTGCAGGAGACACCGTGAGGATTCCCTAGAGGAGCTCACAGCCATGAATCTATAGTGGACTCTGTGCTAGAAGTTGGCCTCATAGAAAAAGGCTTTGATGCCATCAGACGAGACTAAGGAAACTCAGGGTGTCTGGGGTGTAGACGAGAGGCTGCAATCGTTGGTGAAGGTGTTAGCGGGGCACCCCACTTTCTGAACGTCTCTATGTGTCTCCAGAGTGATGGTTTTAAAACTCCAGCGTGCATGAAATCGGTCCAGGGTGTTGTTGAAAATGCAGGCCGCAGGGctcgccaccccccccccccacccggggaCAGTGGTTCTGGGAAGGCGTGGAGCTGGGCTCTGGGCGTGCACCCCCACCAGGCCCACCCGGGGATACTGAGGCTATAGTGAGGACCTAGGAGAGGTTCTGAATGTCCACTGCTCACCAGATGCAGGGAGTGAGTCTCCGGTCCCTCTACAAGCGTTCGTCAGGCCATGTGGCCTTCACCATGGACCCGGTTCGTGATCTTCTCATTTGGGCCATCGTCCAGAACCGTCGGGAGCTAGCAGAAATCATCTGGGCGCAGGTAACTGGATCTGTCTCTCAGCACGCATGGCTGCGTGTGGGCCAGCGATGGGGCTCCAGCCAGGGAGGGAGTGTGGCCAGGAAGCCCAGTGCCAACGGCAGGTGGAAGAGAGGAGCCCGTGGCCTTGCAGGGGCGCCGTGGGCCtctgggaccccaggaggggccccaggggcccagagAGCTTGGCTCAGGTAAGAAAATTTTCAGCAGGTGCACGGTGTCCTGCAGCTCTGTCCAGGGCTGAGGCTCGGCACGCCCGCACAGCTGGTGGAGCCCCCGTCCTCGGCCCGCGCGGGTGGGTTCCGGGGGGTTGGCACCCAAGCTGTGGCCGACCTGGTCAGTAGAGACTCTGTAGGAGGTGCCATCCCCGGAGGGCCTGCCTGTCTGTCTACTGACCATTGGGGTCTCGACAGAGACCATCTGTGGCTGACACGGGGACCAGGCCCCAGATGTGCCCTGCCCTGAGCCCCCTACTAGGCTGTCCGGGACCCCGAGCCCTCAGCGCCCTCGCCACTGGGCTATGGGCAGCCTCGTGGTCACGACGGAGGGCGTGCCAGGCCCAAGGCCCCCACACGTGGGGCTCCTCTACTTCTGGCAGATTCTCTTCCTAAAGGGAAGTGAAAGAGTAGTTTTCCCCAGCATCTCTGGAACCTGGGACTTGCAGGGCCCCAGGGACGGGGTACCCGAGCCTGAGGGGGGTTTGCGTGGACCTGATCCTGTTTCTGCCCCTTAGCCCCGTGCCTGGGGTCGACCAGATGCCCAGGCAGTGCTGGGCCTCATGCTGGCAGGGCCATGCAGGTGGCCCGTGTCCAGTCTGTgctccggggggggggcgggcagcagcCCACTGGCCAGCTCAGGATCCCCTCCTGATTCGGGGCGACCCAAACGGTTTATATGGACCTGGCGGCCCCTGCTGTTGTGAGGCCCCTGTTCTCATCGCCCCGGCATGTGTCGGGGGCTCCTGGCTGGACTGTCCCTGTCCTCACCGTGGCTCCCCTGTGCCCAGAGCCAGGACTGCATCGTGGCGGCCGTGGCCTGCAGCAAGATCCTGAAGGAGCTGgccaaggaggaggaagacacGGACAGCTTGGAGGAGATGCTGGCGCTCGCCGACGAGTGTGAGCACAGAGCCATCGGTGAGCTCGGGCGCGGTGGCCGGGGACGCTGGCACACTCCCCCCGTGCCCCCAGGGCCCTGGTCCCCGGCCTCCGCCCCTGCTCCTGCCCGGCCCGCGCCATGGGGACGAGCCGCGCCCTGACGCTGCCCCGGGTCTGACTGGGACCCTGCTGCTGTGACGGGGACCTTCCTTCCGCCAGGGGTGTTCACCGAGTGCCACCGGAAGGATGAGGAGAGAGCTCAGAAGCTGCTCACCCGGGTGTCAGAGGCCTGGGGGCGGACCACCTGCCTGCAGCTGGCCCTGAAGGCCGAAGACATGAAGTTCGTGTCGCACGGAGGCATCCAGGTGACCCTCTGCGGGCTCGCTTGCTGGAAGCGCGGCGGGGGGCTGCGGTGCGGACGCGGCCTCTGCCCACCTGGGGGCACGCGGGTCCCCGTGCTGCGGGCCCTCGGGGGCCTGGGGACCCTGCCGGTGTTCCTGCCCGGGAGCCCACGGtcctcctgccccccgccccggagcctgtCCCTCAGCCCTCAGATGGGGCCCGGTTTGTGCTGTGCCTGGGCGGGCCCCTTGCTTGGGGGATGCGGGCTCACCCCAGGGGCGCGGCCCAGGGTACCTCTGGGCTGAAGCTCCCCGTTGCCCACAGGCCTTTCTAACGAAGGTGTGGTGGGGCCAGCTGTGCGTGGACAACGGGCTGTGGCGGGTGATCCTGTGTATGGTGGCCTTCCCGCTGCTCTATACCGACCTCGTCACCTTCAGGTGCCAGCGCTGCCGGGTGCTGCtcaggggcagggcctgggctgccGTCCCCAGTGTGCCTCGGGGGGTCACTGTCCTCGTGGGTGTCACTGGCTGCCAGGAGGGTAGAGAaggtgggcaggaggggagggagggtgccCCCGTGCCGGACACCCACtgtgctgagcacctgctgtgtccaAGCACCCACCGTGGGGGGAGCACCTGGCCTGCATCATCACCCACCTTACAGTGAGCACCCGCCCTGCCCCGAGCAACCACCCTGCCCTGAGCACCCTCGCTGCCCTGAGCACCCTCCCTGCCCTGACGCCTGCCCTACCCTGAGCACCCACCCTGCCCCGAGCACTCACCCTGCCCCGAGCACCCTCTCTGCCCTGAGCACCCTCGCTGCCGTGACACCTGCCCTACCCTGagcaccccaccctgccccaagCACCCACCCTGCGCTGACACCTGCCTTGCCCTGAGCACTCACCCTGCCCCGAGCACCCACCCTGCGCTGACACCTGCCTTGCCCTGAGCACCCTCCCTGCCCTGAGCACACTCGCTGTCCTGACACCTGCCCTGCCCCGAGCACCCACCCTGCCCAGACACCTGTCCTGCCCTGAGCACCCTCTCTGCCCTGAGCACCCATTTAGCCAAGCATTCGTTTCAGTCCTAGTGAAACCAGAGCCCAGGCTCTCAGGGTCCCCCCTTCGGTGGAGCCGTCTGGTGGCGCCGTGTGCGTGGCCGCGTGGGCAGGGTCAGCGGGCTGCACGGATGCAGGCTGTGTCTGGggcttgtgtctctgccatgTGACACGAGCACAGGGCCCCAGTCCCCGGGGGAGGCAGAGATCACTCGGGCTCTCAGCCCCCGCCGCTCCATCCCGCCGGCCCCGTCTGCCTGCAGGGAGAGGAGGCTGCAGGCCACGAGGGGGCTCCTGCGGGTCCGCGCCTTCTTCAACGCGCCCGTGGTCATCTTCCACCTCAACATCCTGTCCTACTTCGCCTTCCTGTGCCTCTTCGCCTACGTGCTCATGGTGGACTTCCAGCCCACGCCCTCCTGGTGCGAGTACCTCATCTACTTCTGGCTCTTCTCGCTGGTGTGCGAGGAGCTGCGGCAGGTGCGCCCACCGGCCCCCTCGCCCCTTCCCCGCGTCCCCGACCCGCGTGACCGGCCCCTGGGACCTGCAGCTGGCTCATCCACGGGGCCAGGGCTGCCGCAGAAGCAGGCGAGCCGGGGTCCCGGGGAGCTGGCTGGCGGGACAGAGAGGGGGGACGCCCCGACAGCATGCGCCTGCAGGTTGGGCAGGGCTgtggcggggcaggggcgggctCGGGCACCGGGGAACCCCCCCTGTAGCTCTAGGCCTGGGGATGGACCCGCGCGCCCGGCCTCGTCCCCCCGGCCCCCCCACTCGCTCTGGGGAGGGAGCATGTGGACAGCTGGGGTGGCGACGGCGCGGACGGGCCCCCAGCCCTGTCTCCTCGCAGCTCCTCTACGACCCCGACGACTTCGGCCTGATGAAGGTGGCTCTCCTGTACTTCAGCGACTTCTGGAACAAGCTGGATATCGGTGCCATCCTGCTCTTCGCAGCTGGCCTGAGCTGCAGGTGCGCGGCCCCCGTGCCATGGCCCCCCGAGCCTGACCGTCAGGCCTGGGACTGTTGGGGGGCACAGGGGCAGGTGCGGAGCTCCCTGCCCCCGGCCGGCCCTGcggccccccgccctcctctgcGGCCGCGGGCCACCCCACTGTCCATCACGCCCTGCCGTGGCTTCCCGAGGGGCCGGCGTGGCCTGCCTACCCTGCCCAAGGCTGGGCTTTTGGACTTTTCTGAAGACCTCATGGAAGCGCTGGcccctgaccccccaccccatgctcagTGCTTGGGGTCCAGAGGCCTCCGGAGCCACAGGCGcactcgggggcggggggcgggcgggcagcTGGGACAGGCTCCGGGCGCGGCGAGCTGAGGGCCCCTTGATCCCGCCCCGGGCCAGGCTCATACCAGGGCTGCTGTACCCCGGGCGCGTCATCCTGTCTCTGGACTTCATCATGTTCTGCCTCCGGCTGATGCACATCTTTACCGTCAGTAAGACGCTGG
Proteins encoded in this region:
- the TRPM2 gene encoding transient receptor potential cation channel subfamily M member 2 isoform X5 gives rise to the protein MADLGMVSNLRRSNSSLCKTRRLQHLFGNSAKQENLSSWIPENITKKECMYFVESSKLSDAGKVVCECGYTRQQHLEEATRPHTLQGKDWDPKKHVQEMPTDAFGDIVFTGLGQKGKYVRLSQDTPSSVIYHLMTQYWGLDVPNLLISVTGGAKDFNMKPRLKSIFRRGLVKVAQTTGAWIITGGSHTGVMKQVGEAVRDFTLSSSYNEGEVVTVGIATWGTVHNREGLVHPSGSFPAEYIMDEEGQGHLTCLDSNHSHFILVDDGTHGRYGVEIPLRTKLEKFISEQTKEKGGVAIKIPVVCVVLEGGPGTLHTIYNAITNGTPCVVVEGSGRVADVIAQVAGLPTGEITIARIQQALSVFFREMFETLPESSVVEWTKKIQDIVRRRQLLTVFREGKDGQQDVDVAILQALLKASRSHDYFGHENWDHQLKLAVAWNRVDIARSEIFSDERQWKPSELHPVMMAALISNKPEFVKLFLENGVRLKEFVTWDTLLHLYQHLDPSCLFHSKLQKVLAEEPERPACRPAPRVQMHHVAQVLRELLGDFTQPLYPRPRTGERPRLLLPVPNIKLSMQGVSLRSLYKRSSGHVAFTMDPVRDLLIWAIVQNRRELAEIIWAQSQDCIVAAVACSKILKELAKEEEDTDSLEEMLALADECEHRAIGVFTECHRKDEERAQKLLTRVSEAWGRTTCLQLALKAEDMKFVSHGGIQAFLTKVWWGQLCVDNGLWRVILCMVAFPLLYTDLVTFRERRLQATRGLLRVRAFFNAPVVIFHLNILSYFAFLCLFAYVLMVDFQPTPSWCEYLIYFWLFSLVCEELRQPCLLAAPLRPRRLRPDEGGSPVLQRLLEQAGYRCHPALRSWPELQAHTRAAVPRARHPVSGLHHVLPPADAHLYRQ